One genomic region from Sphaerodactylus townsendi isolate TG3544 unplaced genomic scaffold, MPM_Stown_v2.3 scaffold_18, whole genome shotgun sequence encodes:
- the LOC125425047 gene encoding quinone oxidoreductase-like protein 2, producing the protein MASAGGSVALRWGLRARSAFRVESCRRNAFDQELLGPTSLSGFSLQHHRRAYRAALCIELTKPLVVRDVPSSSLEPHEVRVCVRYCGVNFADILACQGLYQEKHSLPFIPGMEFSGDVMETGVDVSGIKEGDRVIGVANTKALAEEYVADQKLLWTIPQGVSYEEAATLPVSYGTAILALERRACTKAGETVLVTAAAGATGLATVDVASNVLKAKVIAAAGSDKKCNLALQKGAVQSINYNSAGLREEVKKLTANKGVDVAIDTIGGDIFKEALHSLSWEGRIVVIGFAGGIIPSIPANLLLLKNISALGLYWGRYRSQDFPVFSSALSSALQYCQEGRIQPYVGAVFKLEEVNEAFAQVTQRKSTGKVIISVS; encoded by the exons ATGGCGAGCGCAGGAGGCTCGGTGGCGCTGCGCTGGGGCTTGCGCGCCAGGAGCGCTTTTCGGGTGGAGAGCTGCAG AAGGAATGCTTTTGACCAAGAACTACTGGGTCCCACCTCTCTTAGTGGCTTCAGCCTCCAACATCACCGAAGGGCCTATCGAGCGGCTCTTTGCATTGAGCTGACAAAGCCATTGGTTGTAAGAGATGTCCCATCTTCTTCTTTGGAGCCTCACGAG GTCAGAGTTTGTGTCCGTTACTGTGGAGTAAATTTTGCAGATATACTGGCTTGTCAGGGTCTTTACCAAGAAAAACATTCCCTTCCATTCATCCCAG GAATGGAATTTTCAGGGGATGTGATGGAAACTGGAGTGGATGTCAGCGGCATAAAGGAG GGGGACCGTGTAATTGGTGTGGCCAACACCAAAGCTCTGGCTGAGGAGTATGTTGCTGATCAAAAG TTGCTTTGGACAATCCCCCAGGGAGTTTCTTATGAAGAAGCTGCAACGTTACCTGTCTCTTATGGGACAGCCATCTTGGCCCTTGAACGCAGAGCATGCACAAAGGCAGG GGAGACAGTTTTGGTGACTGCAGCAGCTGGTGCCACAGGACTTGCCACGGTTGATGTAGCAAGCAATGTCCTTAAAGCAAAG GtaatagcagcagcaggaagtgacaaaaaatgcaacctggctctccagaaggGGGCTGTCCAGAGTATTAATTACAACTCAGCTGGCCTGAGGGAGGAAGTGAAAAAGCTCACTGCCAATAAGGGAGTTGATGTGGCCATTGACACCATTGGTGGAGACATTTTCAAGGAGGCATTGCACAG CCTCAGTTGGGAAGGCAGGATCGTGGTGATTGGTTTTGCTGGGGGAATTATCCCTTCTATCCCAGCCAACCTGCTGCTTCTGAAGAACATCTCTGCCCTGGGACTGTACTGGGGCCGATACAGGAGCCAGGATTTCCCAGTCTTTTCCTCGGCACTTTCTTCTGCTCTTCAGTATTGTCAAGAGGGACGTATCCAACCTTATGTAGGAGCAGTGTTCAAATTGGAGGAG